The proteins below come from a single bacterium genomic window:
- a CDS encoding serine hydroxymethyltransferase: protein MDTTVLRRRTADLAQVDPEVFAIIEAEKDRQEHNLELIASENVASKAVLEAVGSVMNDKYAEGYPSKRYYGGCENMDVVENLAIERVKELFGAEHANVQPHAGAQANMAVYFAVLKPGDTYMAMSLAHGGHLTHGSPVNFSGQLYNVVPYGVRQDTELIDYDEMRDLAKQHKPRLIVSGATVYPRKIDFEAIRAIADEVGALFMVDMAHPAGLIAAGEYPSP from the coding sequence ATGGACACAACAGTTCTTCGACGGCGGACAGCCGATCTTGCTCAGGTCGATCCGGAAGTTTTTGCGATTATTGAAGCTGAAAAAGATCGTCAGGAGCATAATCTCGAACTTATCGCATCCGAAAATGTTGCCAGCAAGGCGGTGTTGGAAGCGGTTGGCTCGGTGATGAACGATAAGTATGCGGAAGGCTATCCCAGCAAGCGCTATTATGGCGGTTGTGAGAATATGGATGTCGTCGAGAACCTGGCGATAGAGCGTGTCAAAGAGCTTTTTGGGGCAGAGCATGCAAATGTTCAGCCGCATGCAGGCGCGCAGGCCAATATGGCGGTTTATTTTGCCGTTCTCAAACCCGGCGATACTTATATGGCAATGAGCTTGGCGCATGGTGGTCACCTTACCCACGGCAGTCCCGTCAACTTCTCAGGGCAACTTTATAATGTCGTTCCCTACGGCGTTCGTCAGGACACCGAGCTAATCGACTACGATGAGATGCGCGATCTTGCCAAGCAGCATAAACCAAGGTTAATCGTTTCCGGGGCGACTGTCTATCCAAGAAAGATCGATTTTGAGGCTATTCGCGCGATTGCCGATGAAGTCGGGGCGTTGTTTATGGTTGATATGGCCCATCCGGCCGGATTAATTGCTGCCGGTGAGTACCCATCGCC